One part of the Desulfonema ishimotonii genome encodes these proteins:
- a CDS encoding type II toxin-antitoxin system HicB family antitoxin, which yields MEKTKYVYWKDGDMWLGYLEEFPDYITQGETPDELKENLRDIYNELTGGNIPCVRRTGELEVA from the coding sequence ATGGAAAAAACAAAATATGTGTATTGGAAAGACGGCGATATGTGGCTTGGCTATCTTGAAGAATTCCCGGATTACATAACACAGGGGGAAACCCCGGATGAATTGAAAGAAAACCTCAGAGACATTTACAACGAACTGACAGGCGGAAATATCCCGTGCGTCCGCAGAACCGGTGAACTGGAAGTCGCATGA
- a CDS encoding type II toxin-antitoxin system HicA family toxin, producing the protein MKRKELIKELEQNGCVLIRHGGKHDWYQNPLTKISQPVPRHREINEYLAKHIIKMLKSK; encoded by the coding sequence ATGAAACGGAAGGAACTGATAAAAGAGCTTGAACAAAACGGATGCGTTCTGATCCGGCACGGCGGGAAACATGACTGGTATCAGAATCCCCTGACCAAAATATCCCAACCGGTTCCCCGGCACAGAGAAATCAACGAATATCTGGCAAAGCACATCATCAAAATGCTGAAAAGCAAGTAA
- the hypE gene encoding hydrogenase expression/formation protein HypE, with product MDTDKILLDHGSGGKIAHRLIARTLLPAFDNPILDRLDDGAVLEMGGSRLAFSTDTFVVDPIFFPGGDIGELAVNGTVNDIAMCGASPLYLSAGLIIEEGFPMSDLEKILQSMGNAARKAGVSVVTGDTKVVPKGAADRIFINTSGVGLIPDGVAISGANARPGDQVILSGTMADHGITILTQREGMRFDADVRSDTAPLSRLTGTLVDRFGSAVHVLRDPTRGGVGTTLNEIAESSGAGIRIYEEKLPVRDAVAGICELLGFDPLYVANEGKMLIIVRPDVADAVLETVRADEYGRAACCIGEVISDHPGRVFMQTRIGGTRIVDMLAGQQLPRIC from the coding sequence ATGGACACAGACAAAATTCTTCTGGATCACGGGAGCGGCGGAAAGATCGCCCACCGCCTCATTGCCCGAACCCTGCTGCCCGCCTTTGACAATCCCATACTGGACCGCCTGGACGACGGGGCCGTGCTGGAGATGGGCGGAAGCCGTCTCGCCTTTTCCACGGACACCTTTGTGGTGGACCCCATTTTCTTTCCGGGCGGGGACATCGGGGAGCTGGCTGTCAACGGCACGGTCAACGATATTGCCATGTGCGGCGCATCCCCCCTCTACCTGAGCGCCGGGCTGATTATCGAGGAGGGGTTTCCCATGAGCGATCTGGAGAAAATCCTGCAAAGCATGGGAAACGCAGCCCGGAAAGCCGGGGTGAGTGTGGTCACGGGTGACACCAAGGTCGTTCCCAAAGGGGCGGCGGACAGGATTTTCATCAACACCTCCGGCGTCGGGCTGATCCCCGACGGCGTGGCGATTTCCGGGGCAAACGCACGGCCCGGCGATCAGGTGATCCTCAGCGGGACAATGGCCGACCACGGCATCACCATTCTGACCCAGCGGGAGGGGATGCGCTTTGACGCGGACGTTCGGAGCGACACGGCCCCGCTCAGCAGACTGACCGGGACGCTGGTGGACCGGTTCGGTTCGGCGGTTCATGTGCTTCGAGATCCCACGCGGGGGGGCGTGGGCACGACCCTCAACGAGATTGCCGAATCCTCCGGCGCGGGTATCCGAATTTATGAGGAAAAATTGCCGGTCCGGGATGCGGTGGCCGGTATCTGCGAGCTGCTCGGATTTGACCCGCTCTATGTGGCCAACGAGGGCAAAATGCTGATCATTGTCCGCCCGGACGTGGCTGATGCGGTGCTGGAAACGGTGCGGGCCGATGAATACGGCAGGGCGGCCTGTTGTATCGGCGAGGTGATTTCCGATCATCCGGGACGGGTATTTATGCAGACCCGCATCGGCGGAACCCGCATCGTCGATATGCTGGCAGGTCAGCAACTGCCGCGGATTTGCTGA
- the hypD gene encoding hydrogenase formation protein HypD: MTLKHAEEYRQPEISQSLVRRIRSASRRDIRLMEVCGTHTMSIFRNGIRTVLPETVTLISGPGCPVCVTAQGEIDAFIEAARTEDVIVATFGDLMRVPGTGSSLERERAAGRDVRVVYSAADAVEIARKHPDRKVVFPGVGFETTAPTVAASVLSAAAEGLKNFLVFTAHKRVVPALFALMEMQAVRIDGFILPGHVSVVIGTGAYQPLFEKYRLPGVVAGFEPADILQAVYRLVSQIESGAPGLENAYPRAVTWAGNPKAVQIMETVFRPADAVWRGMGQIPRSGLKFRSRFEDFDARKVLGIRSAAAEAPKGCACGQIITGVLTPPECPLYKKRCTPLNPVGPCMVSSEGTCAAYYRYHSFS, from the coding sequence ATGACGTTGAAACACGCTGAAGAGTACAGGCAACCGGAGATTTCCCAATCACTGGTTCGCAGAATCCGTTCTGCCAGCCGCAGGGATATCCGGCTCATGGAGGTCTGCGGAACCCACACCATGTCGATCTTCCGCAACGGCATCCGAACGGTGCTGCCGGAGACCGTGACGCTGATCTCCGGTCCCGGATGCCCGGTCTGCGTGACCGCCCAGGGCGAGATCGACGCTTTTATCGAAGCGGCACGGACGGAAGACGTGATCGTGGCGACCTTCGGGGATCTGATGCGGGTGCCGGGAACCGGCTCATCCCTTGAGCGGGAGCGGGCGGCGGGCCGGGATGTGCGCGTGGTCTATTCGGCAGCGGACGCCGTGGAAATCGCCCGGAAGCATCCGGACCGGAAGGTGGTCTTCCCTGGCGTGGGATTTGAGACCACCGCCCCCACCGTGGCCGCATCCGTACTCTCAGCCGCTGCGGAGGGGCTGAAAAATTTTCTGGTGTTCACGGCCCACAAGCGGGTGGTGCCGGCCCTTTTCGCCCTGATGGAGATGCAGGCGGTCCGCATTGACGGGTTTATCCTGCCCGGCCATGTCTCGGTGGTGATCGGCACCGGGGCCTATCAGCCCCTGTTTGAGAAATACCGCCTTCCCGGCGTGGTGGCGGGATTTGAACCTGCCGATATTTTACAGGCTGTGTACCGGCTTGTCTCCCAGATCGAATCCGGCGCCCCCGGACTGGAAAATGCCTATCCCCGTGCGGTGACATGGGCGGGGAACCCCAAAGCGGTTCAGATCATGGAGACGGTTTTCAGACCGGCCGACGCGGTGTGGCGCGGCATGGGGCAGATTCCCCGGAGTGGCCTGAAGTTCCGGTCCCGGTTTGAGGATTTTGACGCCCGGAAGGTGCTGGGCATCCGCAGCGCGGCGGCTGAAGCGCCCAAGGGGTGCGCTTGCGGTCAGATCATCACCGGCGTCCTGACGCCCCCGGAATGTCCCCTCTACAAAAAACGGTGTACGCCGCTCAACCCCGTCGGCCCCTGTATGGTTTCCAGCGAGGGAACCTGCGCGGCCTATTACCGGTATCATTCGTTTTCATAA
- a CDS encoding ABC transporter ATP-binding protein: MMTPILEVRQLVKTYKSLKAVNGVSFSIAPGICFGLLGPNGAGKTTTIEVIEGILPPTSGEILYQGRPRSSEFSGAIGIQFQHTALLSFLKVRETLETFQRLYPRATDTAELIEICQLGEVLDQYSDKLSGGQRQRLLLALALVNDPALVFLDEPSTGLDPQARRNLWDIVQQIRDRGKTVILTTHYMEEARLLCDEIAIMDRGRIIEQGSPDALIRTHCGGTTVRLPKQSLQCAPDRLSFPCRPVQGHMEIETDDINTCLRELMANGVDLNDIVVHSPDLEDVFLKLTGRRLRD; the protein is encoded by the coding sequence ATGATGACACCCATACTTGAAGTTCGGCAACTCGTAAAAACGTATAAATCCCTGAAAGCCGTCAACGGCGTCAGCTTTTCCATTGCGCCGGGAATCTGCTTTGGTCTTCTGGGGCCTAACGGCGCGGGAAAAACCACTACCATTGAGGTCATCGAGGGGATTCTTCCGCCCACTTCCGGCGAGATTCTGTATCAGGGCCGCCCACGCTCTTCGGAATTCAGCGGGGCCATCGGCATCCAGTTTCAGCACACGGCCCTCCTCTCCTTTCTGAAAGTCCGCGAAACCCTGGAGACCTTTCAGCGCCTCTATCCCCGCGCCACGGATACCGCTGAACTGATTGAGATCTGCCAGCTCGGCGAGGTGCTGGATCAGTACAGCGACAAATTGTCCGGTGGCCAGAGACAGCGTCTGCTTCTGGCACTGGCACTGGTCAACGACCCCGCGCTTGTCTTTCTGGACGAGCCGTCCACCGGCCTGGACCCCCAGGCCCGCCGAAACCTCTGGGACATCGTTCAGCAGATCCGTGACAGGGGGAAGACGGTTATTCTCACGACCCATTATATGGAAGAGGCCCGGCTTCTGTGTGATGAGATCGCCATCATGGACAGGGGCAGGATTATCGAACAGGGATCGCCCGATGCGCTGATCCGAACCCACTGCGGGGGCACGACCGTCAGGCTTCCGAAACAGAGTTTGCAGTGCGCGCCGGACCGCCTCTCCTTTCCCTGCCGACCGGTGCAGGGTCATATGGAAATTGAGACGGACGACATCAACACCTGTCTTCGGGAGCTGATGGCCAACGGTGTGGATCTCAATGATATTGTTGTCCATTCCCCCGATCTGGAGGATGTGTTTCTGAAACTGACCGGCCGGAGACTGAGGGATTAA
- a CDS encoding ABC transporter permease: MMNLKRIWIMFRARNHEFFRDTAAFGWNFLFPFLIVGGFAVIFGDGNRAEFRVGVFPWDSTAVSLTQADIPKQVRQLRYVRFIGFSSADAAQEKLKHHKIDLLIRAGSPAGEYWVTDSPKGYLAEQVFKAALAPDACRQAGERREIRGVKIRYIDWLFPGILGMNMMFSALWGVGFVIVRYRKNGVLKRLKVTPLTPFEYLSAQMLSRIFLIMFTLVVMWFGCDLFLHFHMAGSYLSLFLVFLVGGCSLCALGLIVAARGSSEEFSSGVVNFIGWPMMFLSEVWFSIEGAPGWVRQIAEIFPLTHILRAARRVMNDGAGLADVAPELIILSAMTLVCLTLGSLLFSWND; the protein is encoded by the coding sequence ATGATGAATCTGAAGCGCATATGGATCATGTTCAGGGCCAGAAACCACGAATTTTTCAGGGACACCGCCGCATTCGGCTGGAACTTCCTCTTCCCCTTCCTCATCGTGGGGGGATTTGCCGTTATTTTCGGTGACGGAAACCGGGCGGAGTTCAGGGTGGGGGTCTTTCCCTGGGACAGCACCGCCGTCTCTCTGACGCAGGCAGATATCCCGAAACAGGTCCGGCAGCTCCGCTATGTCCGGTTTATCGGTTTCAGTTCCGCTGATGCGGCACAGGAGAAACTGAAGCACCACAAGATCGACCTGCTGATCAGAGCCGGATCGCCTGCGGGCGAATACTGGGTCACGGACAGCCCCAAAGGGTATCTGGCCGAACAGGTGTTCAAGGCGGCCCTGGCCCCGGACGCCTGCCGTCAGGCCGGTGAGCGGCGGGAAATCCGGGGCGTGAAAATCCGGTACATCGACTGGCTGTTTCCGGGCATTCTGGGCATGAACATGATGTTCAGCGCCCTGTGGGGCGTGGGGTTTGTCATCGTGCGCTACCGGAAAAACGGGGTGCTGAAGCGCCTCAAGGTCACGCCGCTGACCCCCTTTGAATATCTGAGCGCCCAGATGCTGTCGCGGATTTTTCTGATCATGTTCACCCTGGTTGTCATGTGGTTTGGGTGTGACCTGTTTCTGCACTTTCACATGGCCGGATCATATCTGAGCCTGTTTCTGGTCTTCCTCGTCGGCGGGTGCAGCCTGTGCGCCCTGGGGCTGATCGTGGCGGCCCGGGGGAGCAGCGAGGAGTTTTCCAGCGGGGTGGTCAATTTCATCGGCTGGCCCATGATGTTCCTGTCGGAAGTCTGGTTTTCCATTGAGGGCGCGCCCGGCTGGGTGCGACAGATCGCAGAAATCTTTCCCCTGACCCACATCCTCCGGGCGGCCCGCCGGGTGATGAACGACGGGGCCGGACTTGCGGACGTGGCCCCGGAACTCATCATCCTCTCAGCCATGACGCTGGTCTGCCTGACCCTGGGCTCACTCCTGTTTTCGTGGAACGACTGA
- a CDS encoding metal-dependent hydrolase — protein sequence MANFKTHLSVACVASGLVATCLLAGDVARPAETVLCFALGSAGGTLPDIDSDNSVPLRLTFDLLSFFIAFLVMFSQPAGDSVVELLLIWGIAFLSVKYLVFYFFTRLTAHRGIFHSVPAGGVFWFLTTILLHRLFNFPALTAWMGGAFVFFGYLVHLVLDEIYSIDFSKMALKTSSGTALKLVSFYDMKATVFMYTALIGLFFLMPDYKPFLDTFLNPATWAGIRFLP from the coding sequence ATGGCGAATTTCAAGACCCATCTTTCTGTCGCCTGCGTTGCCAGCGGACTGGTCGCCACCTGTCTCCTGGCCGGAGATGTGGCCCGGCCCGCTGAAACCGTCCTCTGTTTCGCTCTGGGAAGCGCGGGCGGCACCCTGCCCGATATCGACTCGGACAACTCGGTGCCGCTCAGGCTGACCTTTGACCTGCTCTCATTTTTCATCGCCTTTCTGGTCATGTTCAGCCAGCCGGCCGGAGATTCGGTTGTTGAACTCCTGCTGATCTGGGGGATCGCATTTCTGTCCGTCAAATACCTCGTATTTTACTTCTTCACCCGCCTCACTGCCCACCGGGGGATCTTTCACTCCGTGCCCGCAGGCGGGGTCTTCTGGTTCCTGACCACTATTCTCCTGCACCGGCTGTTCAACTTCCCGGCACTTACGGCATGGATGGGCGGCGCTTTCGTCTTCTTCGGCTATCTCGTCCACCTGGTGCTGGATGAGATCTACAGCATTGACTTTTCCAAAATGGCCCTGAAAACCTCGTCCGGCACGGCCCTGAAACTGGTGAGTTTTTATGACATGAAGGCCACGGTTTTCATGTACACGGCCCTGATCGGCCTCTTTTTTCTGATGCCCGACTACAAGCCGTTTCTGGATACCTTTCTCAATCCCGCCACCTGGGCGGGCATCCGCTTTCTCCCCTGA
- the map gene encoding type I methionyl aminopeptidase, whose translation MKNTGKKVKVGRNDPCPCGSGLKYKKCCLRKGKKKQTESVKELYLKRYRIRLKEEEDIAAIRKAGKLVVDTLDLVAEMIRPGLVTEEINTLVHEYTIKNGAKPAPLHYRGYPKSVCVSVNDVICHGIPGQDIILEDGDIVNVDVTSILDGYYADANRTFFVGTPDAEARKIVHVARESLKRGIEMIRPGNTLGDIGWAIQTYAEGEGCSVVREFVGHGVGFDFHEAPQVAHYGKRGEGVVLVPGMVFTVEPMINLGVKELRILSDDWTAVTRDGSLSAQFEQTFLVTEDGVESLTPYDLDEPL comes from the coding sequence ATGAAAAACACCGGAAAAAAAGTCAAGGTCGGGCGTAACGACCCATGTCCCTGCGGGAGCGGTCTTAAATACAAAAAATGCTGCCTCCGCAAGGGGAAAAAGAAACAAACGGAAAGCGTAAAGGAACTCTATTTGAAACGATACAGAATCCGTCTGAAGGAAGAAGAGGATATCGCAGCCATCAGAAAGGCCGGAAAGCTGGTGGTGGATACTCTGGATCTGGTGGCAGAAATGATCCGGCCCGGTCTGGTGACAGAGGAGATCAACACCCTGGTTCACGAATACACCATTAAAAACGGCGCAAAGCCCGCGCCCCTGCACTACCGGGGATACCCCAAAAGCGTCTGTGTCTCCGTGAACGACGTGATCTGTCACGGCATACCGGGTCAGGATATCATCCTTGAAGACGGGGACATCGTCAACGTGGATGTGACCTCCATTCTGGACGGCTACTACGCGGACGCCAACCGAACCTTCTTTGTGGGAACGCCGGACGCAGAGGCCAGAAAAATCGTTCATGTGGCCAGGGAGAGCCTGAAGCGGGGCATTGAGATGATCCGGCCCGGCAACACGCTCGGCGACATCGGCTGGGCCATCCAGACCTATGCCGAGGGTGAGGGCTGCTCGGTGGTCCGGGAATTCGTGGGGCACGGCGTGGGATTTGACTTTCACGAAGCCCCCCAGGTGGCCCATTACGGGAAACGGGGCGAGGGCGTTGTCCTGGTTCCGGGCATGGTCTTCACGGTGGAGCCGATGATCAACCTGGGCGTCAAAGAGCTGCGGATTCTGTCGGATGACTGGACGGCCGTCACCCGTGACGGCTCCCTGTCGGCCCAGTTTGAGCAGACCTTTCTGGTGACGGAGGACGGCGTCGAAAGCCTGACCCCCTATGATCTGGATGAACCGCTATAG
- a CDS encoding metallophosphoesterase, translating to MDRRSFLKLALTGGMSALAASYPVFIERQLVRINTYKIPVPRLPEAFENFTIVQLTDLHYGFLVSLSFLRNVIRRANAISKDIVVCTGDYVHERDSVRQIDGVWPEMGKLEAPLGAYSVLGNHDHLGNTDRSVYWLNRTGQNLRHGNRCFERGKERLWLVGAGDLWEDHADMDRLMRDIPDDECRIVLAHNPDTADTACKKRTDLFICGHTHGGQVSIPFYGPPVLPVKNRAYSAGLKRSEKGTPVFISRGIGWSIYPVRFNCAPEIAVLKLVRGV from the coding sequence ATGGACCGACGATCATTTTTAAAACTGGCGCTGACAGGGGGAATGAGCGCTTTGGCGGCCTCGTACCCCGTTTTCATAGAAAGACAGCTTGTCAGGATCAACACATACAAAATTCCGGTTCCCCGGCTTCCCGAAGCCTTTGAAAATTTTACAATTGTCCAACTGACCGACCTCCATTACGGCTTTCTCGTCTCCCTCTCCTTTCTCAGAAACGTCATCCGCAGGGCAAATGCCATTTCAAAAGACATTGTGGTCTGCACCGGTGATTATGTCCATGAAAGAGATTCTGTCCGCCAGATTGATGGCGTATGGCCTGAAATGGGAAAACTGGAAGCGCCTTTGGGAGCATATTCGGTGCTGGGCAACCATGACCATCTGGGCAACACGGACCGCTCCGTTTACTGGCTCAACAGGACCGGGCAGAATCTGAGGCACGGAAACAGATGTTTTGAGCGCGGCAAAGAGAGATTATGGCTTGTGGGCGCGGGAGATTTATGGGAAGATCACGCGGATATGGACCGGCTGATGCGGGATATCCCCGATGATGAATGCCGGATCGTGCTGGCGCACAATCCCGATACTGCGGATACGGCCTGTAAAAAGAGAACCGACCTGTTTATCTGCGGACACACCCACGGGGGGCAGGTCAGTATTCCGTTTTACGGCCCCCCGGTCCTGCCGGTGAAAAACAGGGCCTATTCTGCCGGGCTGAAAAGATCGGAAAAAGGAACCCCGGTATTCATCTCCAGGGGCATCGGCTGGTCGATTTACCCGGTCCGGTTCAACTGTGCCCCTGAAATTGCCGTGCTGAAGCTGGTCCGGGGTGTGTAG
- a CDS encoding calcium-translocating P-type ATPase, PMCA-type produces MFSFKGLSQNEVEASRRRHGSNQITPQEVETFWGKLGDNFRDPMIVILVIALIVVTVLAVFGFTEWYEGVGIAVAVVLATFVATVSEFKNEQTFQKLQEEASKIAINVFRDGSLRVVGIDDVVTGDIVLLQPGDKIPADGKIIRGKAKVNQAALTGEPEAVTKTPGDTDELNLDNPHAVYRGTIVEDGEAALEVQVVGDNTHLGKLAEALQTDERIGPLRVKLAKLADDIAMFGYIGASFIAVAFMFKAIYLDNGGDTAAMLAYVSHWQQLVYDIATALILAVIIIVVAVPEGLPMMIAIVLAQNMRKLLKSNVLVRQLMGVETSGSLNLLFSDKTGTITRGQLEAVGFMTAAGPGNAVRVNHYKSFEEMPPELARLLDISLRENTSCVVNCETENEAERILGGNTTERALLKFVRADISACIEEGAEMVSQVLFNSARKFSATRIRLNGGEITLIKGAPEILLERCSHHYTDDGSIGPLPEEEKPLISEEIDKKAEDGFRLIGVATKTDPTPNQMEELPEDLTLLGFALIRDDVREESKPAIETLQSAGIHVVMLTGDRSGTAKAIARDVGLLNGDRKLAIKSADMAKLSDEELRKMLPDLNVVSRCLPQDKTRLVKVAQEAGLVVGMTGDGVNDSPALSNADIGFGLGSGTEVAKEASDIVVLDDNIQSITNAVHYGRTIYRAIQKFITFQLTVNVSAIAIAFLGPFLGFKLPLTMIQLLWINLIMDTLAALAFSGEPPLAKHMREKPKAREEHLITGGMWSSILCNGMFMTLVCIAFLKLEPVRGLFHSEAAFMTAFFGVFVFLNNFNKFNVRVEEFNLFGHILENRGFLRVVGMIFVIQVLITYFGGEMFRTVPLLPVEWLYILGISIVIIPFDLCRKYICWIFE; encoded by the coding sequence ATGTTCAGTTTTAAAGGGCTTTCTCAAAACGAAGTTGAGGCATCGAGACGCCGGCACGGTTCCAACCAGATCACCCCGCAGGAGGTGGAAACCTTCTGGGGCAAGCTCGGAGATAACTTCAGGGATCCCATGATCGTCATTCTGGTCATTGCCCTGATCGTCGTCACCGTGCTTGCGGTGTTCGGGTTTACCGAATGGTATGAGGGCGTGGGAATTGCCGTGGCCGTGGTTCTGGCCACCTTTGTCGCCACCGTGTCGGAATTCAAAAACGAGCAGACCTTTCAGAAGCTTCAGGAGGAGGCGTCCAAGATCGCCATCAACGTCTTCCGGGACGGCAGCCTGCGGGTTGTCGGCATTGACGATGTGGTCACCGGCGATATCGTTCTGCTTCAGCCGGGCGACAAAATCCCGGCGGACGGCAAGATCATCCGGGGAAAGGCAAAGGTCAACCAGGCCGCCCTGACCGGTGAGCCGGAGGCCGTCACCAAAACCCCCGGCGACACCGACGAACTGAATCTGGACAACCCCCACGCGGTCTACCGGGGCACCATTGTGGAGGACGGCGAGGCAGCGCTGGAGGTTCAGGTGGTGGGGGACAACACCCATCTGGGCAAACTGGCCGAGGCGCTTCAGACCGATGAGCGGATCGGACCCCTCCGGGTGAAGCTGGCCAAGCTGGCCGACGACATCGCCATGTTCGGCTATATCGGCGCAAGCTTTATCGCCGTGGCCTTCATGTTCAAGGCGATTTATCTGGACAACGGCGGCGATACGGCGGCCATGCTCGCCTATGTCTCCCACTGGCAGCAACTGGTTTACGACATTGCCACCGCCCTGATTCTGGCCGTGATCATCATCGTGGTGGCCGTGCCCGAAGGGCTTCCCATGATGATCGCCATCGTGCTGGCCCAGAACATGCGCAAGCTCCTCAAATCCAACGTGCTGGTGCGCCAGCTCATGGGCGTTGAGACATCGGGAAGCCTGAACCTGCTGTTTAGCGACAAGACCGGGACCATCACCCGTGGCCAGCTGGAGGCCGTGGGCTTTATGACGGCTGCGGGCCCCGGAAACGCGGTCCGGGTCAATCACTACAAATCCTTTGAGGAGATGCCGCCGGAGCTGGCCCGGCTGCTGGACATATCCCTCCGGGAGAACACCTCCTGCGTGGTCAATTGCGAGACGGAAAACGAGGCCGAGCGGATTCTGGGCGGCAACACCACGGAGCGTGCCCTGCTCAAATTTGTCCGTGCCGATATCAGCGCCTGCATCGAGGAGGGCGCGGAAATGGTCTCCCAGGTGCTCTTCAACTCCGCGAGAAAGTTTTCCGCCACCCGCATCCGGCTGAACGGTGGCGAGATTACCCTGATCAAGGGCGCGCCCGAAATCCTTCTGGAGCGCTGTTCACATCACTACACGGACGACGGGAGTATCGGGCCGCTGCCGGAAGAGGAGAAACCCCTGATCTCCGAGGAGATCGACAAAAAGGCCGAGGACGGGTTCCGGCTCATCGGGGTGGCCACCAAAACCGATCCCACACCGAACCAGATGGAAGAACTGCCGGAGGATCTCACACTGCTGGGCTTTGCCCTGATTCGTGACGATGTGCGGGAGGAGTCGAAACCGGCCATTGAGACCCTTCAGAGCGCAGGCATCCATGTGGTTATGCTCACGGGCGATCGGAGCGGCACGGCCAAGGCCATTGCCAGAGACGTGGGGCTGCTCAACGGCGACAGAAAGCTCGCCATCAAATCCGCAGACATGGCGAAGCTCTCGGATGAGGAACTCCGAAAGATGCTGCCGGATCTGAACGTGGTGTCCCGGTGTCTGCCCCAGGACAAGACCCGGCTGGTCAAGGTGGCCCAGGAAGCCGGACTGGTGGTGGGCATGACCGGCGACGGTGTCAACGACAGCCCGGCCCTGAGCAACGCGGATATCGGCTTCGGCCTGGGCAGCGGCACCGAGGTGGCCAAGGAGGCGTCGGATATCGTGGTGCTGGACGACAATATTCAGTCGATCACCAACGCGGTCCACTATGGCCGGACCATCTACCGGGCCATACAGAAATTCATCACCTTCCAGCTCACGGTCAACGTCAGCGCCATTGCCATTGCGTTTCTGGGGCCGTTTCTGGGCTTCAAGCTCCCCCTGACCATGATTCAGCTCCTCTGGATCAACCTGATCATGGACACCCTGGCGGCCCTGGCCTTCAGCGGTGAACCGCCCCTGGCCAAGCATATGAGGGAGAAGCCCAAGGCGCGGGAGGAACATCTCATCACCGGGGGCATGTGGTCTTCCATCCTGTGCAACGGCATGTTCATGACCTTGGTCTGCATCGCCTTTCTCAAGCTGGAACCGGTGCGGGGACTGTTCCACAGCGAGGCGGCCTTTATGACGGCCTTTTTCGGGGTCTTTGTCTTTCTCAACAACTTCAACAAGTTCAATGTCCGGGTGGAGGAGTTCAACCTCTTCGGCCACATCCTTGAGAACAGGGGCTTTCTGCGGGTCGTGGGCATGATCTTCGTGATTCAGGTACTGATCACCTATTTCGGCGGCGAGATGTTCCGCACGGTTCCCCTGCTGCCCGTGGAGTGGCTCTACATTCTGGGTATCTCCATCGTGATTATCCCCTTTGACCTCTGCCGGAAATACATCTGCTGGATTTTCGAATAA
- a CDS encoding phosphatidylglycerophosphatase A family protein: MKRPETVKDKFGVAIGSALGLGLSPVMPGTCGALLGVIFHALIALCLPVKMQLAGLVFVFLVVCAANNLLTRWAESYWESPDPSHFVLDEVAGYLFVPILFREGELWKVILWGFILFRIFDIFKLIPPARLIDEKLHGPWGILLDDLVSAGYAALFMYLIYWFGLEYLIGNA; encoded by the coding sequence ATGAAACGACCTGAGACTGTAAAAGACAAGTTCGGAGTGGCCATCGGTTCGGCACTGGGACTGGGCCTGTCACCTGTTATGCCCGGCACATGCGGTGCCCTGCTGGGCGTCATTTTTCACGCACTGATCGCACTCTGCCTCCCTGTAAAAATGCAGCTGGCCGGGCTGGTGTTCGTGTTTCTGGTGGTCTGCGCGGCCAACAACCTGCTGACCAGGTGGGCGGAATCGTACTGGGAAAGCCCGGACCCGTCCCATTTTGTCCTGGACGAGGTGGCCGGTTATCTTTTTGTGCCCATCCTGTTCCGGGAGGGAGAATTGTGGAAGGTGATCCTGTGGGGATTTATCCTCTTCAGGATATTTGACATTTTCAAGCTCATTCCCCCTGCCCGGCTGATTGACGAAAAATTGCACGGCCCCTGGGGTATTCTGCTGGACGATCTCGTCAGTGCCGGATATGCGGCGCTGTTCATGTATCTGATCTATTGGTTCGGTCTGGAGTACCTGATTGGCAATGCCTGA